The following coding sequences lie in one Phalacrocorax aristotelis chromosome 4, bGulAri2.1, whole genome shotgun sequence genomic window:
- the DCK gene encoding deoxycytidine kinase has protein sequence MATPPKRERREGRVKKIAVEGNIAAGKSTFVKILKEADEEWEVVPEPIARWCNVQQNSEEDSEELTTSQKGGRNVLQMMYEKPERWSFTFQTYACLSRIRAQLRALGGKLSEAENPVVFFERSVYSDRYIFAANLYESDCMNETEWTIYQDWHDWMNKQFGQSLALDGIIYLRAAPEKCLQRIYLRGRDEEQEITMEYLEKLHYKHESWLQHRTLRMDFEYLQEIPILTLDVNEDFKNKKDRYNHMTGKVKEFLSTL, from the exons ATGGCCACCCCTCCCAAGCGCGAGCGGCGGGAGGGCCGCGTCAAGAAGATCGCCGTGGAGGGCAACATCG ctgcagggaagtcGACGTTTGTGAAAATTCTCAAAGAAGCTGATGAGGAGTGGGAAGTCGTTCCTGAGCCCATAGCTAGATGGTGCAATGTTCAGCAAAACTCTGAAGAGGATTCTGAG GAGCTGACTACATCACAGAAGGGTGGCAGGAACGTGCTTCAGATGATGTATGAGAAACCAGAGAGGTGGTCTTTCACTTTCCAGACATATGCATGTCTCAGCAGGATCCGGGCTCAGCTCAGAGCCCTTGGAGGCAAACTCAGTGAGGCGGAGAATCCCGTGGTCTTCTTCGAGCGATCTGTCTACAGTGACAG GTACATCTTTGCAGCTAATTTATATGAGTCCGATTGCATGAATGAAACTGAATGGACTATTTACCAAGACTGGCACGACTGGATGAATAAGCAGTTTGGTCAAAGCCTAGCGCTGGATGGGATCATTTATCTCAGAGCCGCTCCTGAG AAATGCTTACAAAGGATTTACTTGCGTGGAAGAGACGAAGAGCAAGAAATTACTATGGAGTATCTGGAGAAGCTTCATTACAAACACGAAAGTTGGCTTCAGCATAGGACGCTGCG AATGGATTTTGAATATCTACAGGAAATACCCATTTTAACGTTAGATGTTAATGAAGACTTCAAAAACAAGAAGGACAGATACAATCACATGACTGGAAAG gTCAAAGAATTTTTGAGCACCTTGTAA